A window from Staphylococcus succinus encodes these proteins:
- the recR gene encoding recombination mediator RecR — protein MHYPEPISKLIDSFMKLPGIGPKTAQRLAFHVLDMKEDDVVQFAKSLVDVKRELTYCSECGHITEQDPCYICQDKQRDRSVICVVEDDKDVIAMEKMREYKGLYHVLHGSISPMDGIGPEDINIPSLINRLKNEEVKELILAMNPNLEGESTAMYISRLVKPIGITVTRLAQGLSVGGDLEYADEVTLSKAIMGRTEM, from the coding sequence ATGCATTATCCAGAACCAATTTCTAAACTAATTGACAGTTTCATGAAACTGCCAGGCATTGGGCCGAAAACGGCACAACGTCTGGCGTTTCATGTATTAGATATGAAAGAAGACGATGTTGTTCAATTTGCTAAATCATTAGTGGATGTCAAAAGAGAACTTACCTATTGTAGTGAGTGTGGACATATAACTGAACAAGACCCATGTTATATTTGTCAGGATAAGCAAAGAGATCGATCTGTTATTTGCGTAGTGGAAGATGATAAAGATGTTATTGCTATGGAAAAAATGCGTGAATACAAAGGATTGTATCATGTGTTGCACGGCTCTATATCACCTATGGATGGTATCGGTCCAGAAGATATCAATATACCAAGTTTGATAAATCGTTTGAAAAATGAGGAAGTCAAAGAGCTCATCTTGGCTATGAATCCGAATTTAGAAGGTGAATCAACAGCCATGTATATCTCTAGGCTAGTGAAACCTATTGGGATTACTGTAACTAGATTGGCGCAAGGGCTCTCTGTTGGTGGGGATTTAGAATACGCTGACGAAGTGACTCTATCAAAAGCGATTATGGGAAGAACCGAGATGTAG
- a CDS encoding YbaB/EbfC family nucleoid-associated protein has product MRGGGNMQQMMKQMQKMQKKMGEEQEKLKEEKVQGTAGGGMVTVTVSGHKEVLDVEIKEEAVDPDDIEMLQDLVIAATNEAMNKADELSQERLGKHTQGLNIPGM; this is encoded by the coding sequence ATGCGCGGTGGCGGAAATATGCAACAAATGATGAAGCAAATGCAAAAAATGCAAAAGAAAATGGGCGAAGAACAAGAAAAGTTAAAAGAAGAGAAAGTTCAAGGTACTGCTGGTGGCGGTATGGTAACTGTAACAGTATCTGGTCATAAAGAAGTGCTTGATGTAGAAATCAAAGAAGAAGCTGTAGATCCAGATGATATCGAAATGTTACAAGATTTAGTAATAGCTGCAACTAATGAAGCAATGAACAAAGCGGATGAGCTTTCACAAGAACGCTTAGGTAAACATACTCAAGGCTTAAACATCCCTGGAATGTGA
- the dnaX gene encoding DNA polymerase III subunit gamma/tau, producing MNYQALYRMFRPQSFEDVVGQEHVTKTLRNAISKSKQSHAYIFSGPRGTGKTSIAKVFAKALNCLERTDGEPCNECEICKGITRGTNSDVIEIDAASNNGVDEIRNIRDKVKYAPSESKYKVYIIDEVHMLTTGAFNALLKTLEEPPAHAIFILATTEPHKIPPTIISRAQRFDFKAISQDEIVERLKFVADTQEIKYDDAALEFIAKASEGGMRDALSIMDQAIAFGDDHLTIQDALNVTGSVDERALNDLFKEVVSGDVKSAFSTYHQFISEGKEVNRLINDMIYFVRDTIMNKTSNTEVEFDALLHFDLEMLYKTIDVINDTLVSIRFSVNQGVHFEVLLVKIAEMIKGQPQNVQTVATTSIAAEPNNDVLLQRMEQLESELKTLKTQGVTTANAAQQTKRSSASRSGQSKNAFSMQQIAKVLDKANKDDIKLLKDHWQEVVNHAKDNDMKPLVSLLQNSEPVAASETHVLIKFDEEIHCEIVNKDDEKRENIENVVCNIIDKTVKVVGVPDDQWMRVRTEYLQTRSNNEKVEGGSENQVASNSTEEVDVVQKAKDLFGESTVNVLDEE from the coding sequence GTGAATTATCAAGCTTTATACAGAATGTTCCGACCGCAAAGTTTTGAAGATGTTGTAGGACAAGAACATGTAACTAAAACTTTACGTAATGCAATTTCAAAAAGTAAACAATCACATGCGTATATATTTAGTGGCCCAAGAGGGACGGGGAAGACGAGTATTGCAAAAGTTTTTGCAAAAGCCTTAAACTGCTTAGAGCGTACAGATGGTGAGCCCTGTAATGAATGTGAGATTTGTAAAGGAATCACGCGAGGCACAAATTCTGATGTCATTGAAATTGATGCTGCAAGTAATAATGGTGTAGACGAAATTCGTAATATTAGAGATAAAGTTAAATATGCACCGAGTGAATCGAAATATAAAGTTTATATTATTGATGAGGTACATATGTTAACGACAGGAGCCTTTAATGCTTTACTGAAAACATTAGAAGAACCTCCAGCACACGCTATATTCATATTGGCAACTACAGAACCTCATAAGATACCTCCAACGATTATATCGAGAGCACAACGATTTGATTTTAAAGCAATCAGTCAAGATGAAATCGTTGAGCGTTTAAAATTTGTTGCTGATACCCAAGAAATTAAATACGATGACGCAGCGTTAGAATTTATAGCGAAAGCTTCAGAAGGTGGTATGCGTGATGCACTTAGCATTATGGACCAAGCAATCGCCTTTGGTGATGATCATCTTACCATCCAGGATGCTTTGAATGTAACTGGGAGTGTGGATGAACGTGCACTCAATGATTTATTCAAAGAGGTTGTTTCAGGAGATGTGAAATCTGCTTTCTCTACATATCATCAATTTATTTCAGAAGGTAAAGAAGTGAACCGACTAATCAATGATATGATTTACTTTGTCAGAGATACTATTATGAATAAAACCTCTAATACAGAAGTTGAATTTGATGCCTTGCTGCACTTTGATTTAGAGATGTTATATAAAACGATTGATGTTATTAACGATACACTTGTATCTATTAGATTTAGTGTGAATCAGGGCGTGCATTTTGAAGTATTATTAGTGAAAATTGCAGAGATGATTAAAGGGCAACCACAAAATGTACAAACTGTAGCTACTACAAGCATTGCAGCAGAACCTAATAATGATGTATTACTACAAAGGATGGAACAATTAGAAAGTGAATTAAAAACACTGAAGACACAAGGTGTTACAACTGCCAATGCAGCTCAACAAACTAAACGTTCTTCAGCAAGTAGAAGCGGACAATCTAAGAATGCATTCTCTATGCAACAAATTGCCAAAGTACTAGATAAAGCTAATAAAGATGATATAAAGTTATTGAAAGATCATTGGCAAGAAGTTGTTAATCATGCTAAAGATAATGATATGAAACCTTTAGTAAGTCTTTTACAAAATTCTGAACCTGTTGCAGCGAGTGAAACACATGTACTTATCAAATTTGATGAAGAAATACATTGTGAAATTGTTAATAAAGATGATGAAAAACGAGAAAATATCGAGAATGTGGTTTGTAATATCATTGATAAAACAGTTAAAGTAGTGGGTGTTCCTGATGATCAATGGATGCGAGTCAGAACTGAATATTTACAAACTAGAAGTAATAATGAGAAAGTGGAAGGTGGAAGTGAGAATCAAGTTGCTTCTAATTCCACTGAAGAAGTTGATGTTGTACAAAAAGCTAAAGATCTTTTCGGAGAGAGTACAGTGAATGTGCTTGATGAAGAATGA